One segment of Mycolicibacterium sp. YH-1 DNA contains the following:
- a CDS encoding GGDEF domain-containing protein — MGARDWRRGGDHYYWLTAYLASHDLQRRTSRAIAGSIFGLGVISVILSFGVLGPHSVGGRVAQIVVAACCVVMAWVWLRPKWPSRRVSQATAVVGTVCIAVSCVMVSSPVVGILGATAYAALGSLVALLHSMRLLAFIWAVGAGVIVYLAVQLAEDDVSVALATALLVVLVNGFAVFASRLVIRLIANDTIHGDLEPVTGLFTRDGFYEQVATLIGARSRNDDRRLVVVVVNLDNHALLADMHGAARAIRVRVAIARSLRETARRGAVIAHPSDSEFWVADLFTQADPHPLAERIRGGVAGAHTGVTASVGVVCTPLAPLAALPSHDVMEELLTVAQTAMFEARRAGGNQTRTAIDPALTVLEEPSSEPGWETG; from the coding sequence ATGGGCGCGCGTGATTGGCGGCGCGGGGGCGATCATTACTACTGGCTGACCGCCTACCTGGCGTCGCACGACCTGCAGCGCCGTACCAGTCGAGCGATTGCCGGCAGCATCTTCGGACTCGGCGTGATCAGCGTGATTCTGTCGTTCGGAGTCTTGGGTCCACACAGTGTGGGTGGCCGCGTCGCCCAGATCGTCGTGGCGGCCTGCTGTGTCGTGATGGCATGGGTGTGGCTGCGACCCAAATGGCCGAGTCGTCGCGTCTCACAGGCAACCGCGGTTGTGGGGACCGTGTGTATCGCGGTGTCATGCGTCATGGTGTCGTCGCCTGTGGTGGGCATATTGGGGGCCACGGCGTACGCGGCGCTCGGGTCGTTGGTCGCCCTCCTCCATTCGATGAGGCTGCTGGCGTTCATCTGGGCCGTCGGCGCCGGGGTCATCGTGTACCTGGCGGTGCAGTTGGCCGAGGACGACGTGTCGGTGGCACTGGCGACGGCTCTGCTGGTCGTGCTCGTCAACGGTTTTGCCGTGTTCGCGAGCCGGTTGGTCATCCGCCTCATCGCCAACGACACCATCCACGGCGACCTGGAACCGGTCACCGGACTGTTCACTCGCGACGGTTTCTACGAGCAGGTCGCCACTCTCATCGGTGCCCGAAGTCGCAACGATGACCGGCGTCTGGTCGTGGTCGTCGTCAACCTCGACAACCACGCGCTGTTGGCCGATATGCACGGTGCGGCCCGAGCTATCCGTGTGCGGGTGGCGATCGCCCGGTCCCTGCGCGAGACGGCTCGCCGCGGCGCTGTCATAGCCCATCCCAGCGATTCCGAGTTCTGGGTTGCCGATCTGTTCACCCAGGCCGACCCTCACCCACTGGCAGAGCGCATCCGTGGGGGAGTCGCCGGCGCGCACACGGGTGTCACAGCCAGCGTCGGGGTGGTGTGTACGCCACTGGCTCCGCTGGCCGCCCTGCCCTCCCATGACGTCATGGAGGAACTCCTCACCGTTGCGCAGACGGCCATGTTCGAAGCGCGTCGCGCCGGTGGCAATCAGACGCGTACGGCCATCGACCCAGCGCTTACCGTCCTCGAGGAGCCCAGCAGTGAACCCGGGTGGGAAACCGGCTGA
- a CDS encoding nitroreductase family deazaflavin-dependent oxidoreductase: MTEPTELSPTDWVREQTERILAQGTTDGVEVLDRPIVLFTTTGAKSGKKRYVPLMRVEEDGRYAMVASKGGDPAHPSWYHNVQAHPSVTVQDGDKVATLTARELEGAEREHWWELAVAAYPPYADYQVKTTRLIPVFVLE, from the coding sequence ATGACTGAGCCAACCGAACTGAGCCCCACCGACTGGGTCCGCGAGCAGACCGAACGCATCCTGGCCCAAGGCACCACCGACGGGGTCGAGGTTCTAGACCGCCCGATCGTCCTGTTCACCACGACCGGCGCGAAGTCCGGGAAGAAGCGCTACGTACCCCTCATGCGTGTCGAGGAGGACGGCCGCTATGCCATGGTCGCGTCCAAGGGTGGCGATCCGGCGCATCCGTCCTGGTACCACAACGTGCAGGCGCATCCCTCTGTGACGGTGCAGGACGGCGACAAGGTGGCCACGCTCACCGCCCGTGAACTCGAGGGCGCCGAGCGCGAGCACTGGTGGGAGCTGGCGGTCGCGGCCTATCCGCCATACGCCGACTATCAGGTGAAGACCACGCGGTTGATTCCGGTGTTCGTCCTGGAGTGA
- a CDS encoding histidine phosphatase family protein codes for MNDPSHPDATAGPPARSRALDVGLRRRSAVWKFFGIALASCALLFGAAIPATAAELMRVTFVRHGESAGNASGLIDTTTPGPVLTALGQQQARDIAAKLGDNNYDGIYASTMVRTQLTATPMSQYLGLPINVIDGLQEIPAGVFEGTPEANAQGGYGLYPIGWTFPGVIPQIPVDMFNKGTFMPGTTENGYSFDARVDGALQTIYDNGDRNAVVFAHGGTIMFWTMMNVKNLTVMEKLQLLQTAQLGNTDYVVIEGNNEDGWTLVNWNGKEFAPEPTLGNEVQLQVRTLTRQLAATAQKISAAFATRDFATIATAINRGVAEAKFSMIKFQRAVTAKVIHEVDQVIKRVFPAPAPAPAPAAVDALTAKSAAESAAPLKVAADPEPSTARKSNAVAEPEVTPVKVKTEDVKTEVVEPEAGVSNGATDLSNGNKVVPGVPATGSDAPGQGAQDGVTDVSDPVATSVKKLQEAAKKFVAKAKAGNTGTSGGAGSSDAAAGGADSGSQSDAA; via the coding sequence ATGAACGATCCTTCTCACCCCGACGCAACAGCGGGTCCGCCGGCTCGATCGAGAGCCCTCGACGTCGGCCTGCGGCGTCGATCCGCGGTGTGGAAATTCTTCGGTATCGCCCTGGCCTCGTGTGCGCTCCTCTTCGGGGCCGCCATCCCCGCCACCGCAGCCGAGCTGATGAGGGTGACGTTCGTGCGGCACGGCGAGTCAGCCGGCAACGCCTCGGGCCTGATCGACACGACGACACCCGGTCCGGTGCTGACCGCGCTGGGCCAGCAGCAGGCACGGGATATCGCCGCCAAGCTGGGCGATAACAACTACGACGGCATCTACGCGTCGACGATGGTGCGGACGCAGCTCACGGCCACGCCGATGTCGCAGTACCTGGGCCTGCCCATCAATGTGATCGACGGCCTGCAGGAGATTCCGGCCGGTGTCTTCGAGGGCACCCCGGAGGCCAACGCCCAGGGCGGGTACGGCCTGTACCCGATCGGATGGACGTTCCCGGGCGTCATCCCCCAGATCCCGGTCGACATGTTCAACAAGGGCACGTTCATGCCCGGCACCACCGAGAACGGGTACTCGTTCGACGCCAGGGTCGACGGTGCGCTGCAGACCATCTACGACAACGGCGACCGGAACGCCGTCGTCTTCGCGCACGGCGGGACCATCATGTTCTGGACGATGATGAACGTTAAGAACCTCACCGTGATGGAGAAGCTCCAGCTGCTGCAGACGGCTCAGTTGGGCAACACCGATTACGTCGTCATCGAGGGCAACAACGAGGACGGTTGGACCCTGGTGAACTGGAACGGCAAGGAGTTCGCCCCCGAGCCCACACTCGGCAACGAGGTGCAGCTTCAGGTGCGCACGTTGACCCGACAGCTCGCCGCGACCGCGCAGAAGATCTCCGCCGCCTTCGCCACGAGGGACTTCGCAACGATTGCGACGGCGATCAATCGGGGTGTCGCCGAGGCGAAGTTCTCGATGATCAAGTTCCAGCGCGCGGTGACCGCCAAGGTCATCCACGAGGTGGACCAGGTGATCAAGCGGGTCTTCCCCGCACCGGCTCCCGCACCCGCGCCGGCAGCAGTCGATGCTCTGACGGCCAAGTCGGCCGCCGAGTCCGCGGCGCCGCTGAAGGTTGCGGCAGACCCCGAGCCGAGCACCGCTCGGAAGTCGAACGCAGTCGCCGAGCCCGAGGTAACGCCGGTCAAGGTCAAGACCGAGGACGTCAAGACCGAGGTTGTCGAGCCCGAGGCTGGGGTGTCCAACGGCGCGACCGATCTGAGCAACGGCAACAAGGTCGTACCGGGTGTGCCCGCGACGGGCTCCGATGCCCCCGGCCAGGGTGCGCAGGACGGTGTGACGGATGTCAGCGACCCGGTCGCGACCTCGGTCAAGAAGCTCCAGGAGGCGGCCAAGAAGTTCGTCGCCAAGGCCAAGGCCGGCAACACCGGCACCTCGGGCGGCGCGGGGTCGTCTGACGCCGCCGCCGGCGGAGCGGATAGCGGCAGCCAGAGCGACGCCGCGTGA
- a CDS encoding LysR family transcriptional regulator, with product MELHQLQCFIAVAEEGTFTAAGLRLHLAQSGVSAHVKALEREVGQQLFERHPRAVKLTAAGYALLPHVRAAMDALAAGRASIDGLTGLLHGHVAIGTITSISPRSIDLPDLLASFHRKHPGVDLSLVEDTAAMLTQRISDGLLDVAFTSLTEETARGMHVRELHRETVIAIFPPSAVPPRDDEVSLSELAGHTLIALPEGSGLRWQLDRALRRASVRARIAFEASDPGVLVALVKEGLGVGLVPESALTQGDELVGVQVSDLPSGRLGVVWRDGRPASAAATAFVEHATSMYAKHVGQQKKS from the coding sequence ATGGAACTACATCAACTGCAGTGCTTCATCGCCGTAGCTGAGGAGGGCACCTTCACCGCGGCCGGGCTGCGGCTACATCTCGCGCAGTCCGGCGTCAGCGCGCACGTCAAGGCGCTGGAGCGTGAGGTCGGGCAGCAACTGTTCGAGCGTCATCCCCGCGCAGTAAAGCTGACCGCGGCCGGCTACGCGTTGCTGCCGCACGTGCGCGCGGCGATGGACGCTCTCGCCGCCGGCCGCGCCTCGATCGACGGGCTCACCGGCCTGCTACACGGCCACGTGGCGATCGGGACGATCACCTCCATCTCACCGCGCAGCATCGACCTTCCCGATCTGCTCGCATCGTTTCACCGCAAGCATCCCGGCGTGGACCTGTCCCTGGTGGAGGACACCGCTGCGATGCTGACGCAACGGATCTCCGACGGACTTCTGGACGTGGCATTCACCAGCCTTACCGAAGAAACCGCACGCGGAATGCACGTCCGCGAACTGCATCGGGAGACGGTGATCGCGATCTTCCCGCCGTCGGCGGTTCCCCCGCGCGACGACGAGGTCTCGTTGAGCGAACTCGCCGGGCACACGTTGATCGCGCTGCCGGAGGGCTCGGGGCTGCGCTGGCAGCTCGATCGCGCCCTGCGGCGGGCCTCGGTCCGCGCTCGGATTGCTTTCGAGGCCAGCGACCCCGGTGTTCTCGTGGCTCTGGTCAAGGAGGGGCTCGGCGTCGGTTTGGTGCCCGAATCTGCGCTGACGCAGGGTGATGAACTTGTCGGGGTGCAGGTGTCCGACCTGCCTTCTGGCCGACTCGGCGTGGTATGGCGCGACGGCCGGCCGGCAAGTGCCGCCGCCACCGCCTTCGTCGAACACGCTACGTCCATGTACGCCAAACATGTTGGACAACAAAAGAAGTCCTGA